Proteins from a genomic interval of Arachis hypogaea cultivar Tifrunner chromosome 10, arahy.Tifrunner.gnm2.J5K5, whole genome shotgun sequence:
- the LOC112715524 gene encoding uncharacterized protein, translated as MKAPHLEFLGLYLKINKAVPGERKLQVKKVRSRVNEKGLDLPLQPNIHEKRGLSPSIIGEEEKISSVSILSSFKKSRSGRLLLPPLEFWRNQIPIYNADHVVTEIQGGASLVE; from the exons ATGAAAGCTCCACATCTAGAGTTTCTAGgactttatttgaaaataaataaggcTGTTCCAGGAGAAAGAAAGCTACAAGTGAAAAAAGTCAGATCACGTGTGAACGAAAAAGGTCTAGATCTGCCACTGCAACCAAATATCCACGAAAAAAGGGGTTTAAGCCCATCAATCATTGGTGAGGAAGAGAAGATATCCTCAGTGTCTATTCTATCAAGTTTCAAAAAGTCCAGATCAG GAAGGTTGCTTCTACCACCCTTAGAGTTTTGGCGTAACCAGATACCAATTTACAATGCG GACCATGTGGTTACAGAAATTCAGGGAGGTGCATCTCTGGTTGAATAG